One segment of Anopheles stephensi strain Indian chromosome 3, UCI_ANSTEP_V1.0, whole genome shotgun sequence DNA contains the following:
- the LOC118513143 gene encoding zinc finger CCCH domain-containing protein 3, whose translation MEPQPNVAEQPSKIFINPKFAKAHINPMFLASNGTLRRPEVKQDEPTHHSSIHLNPAFLDKLRIQQVSPPTIAASVAAAAATVPSAISQPRVITSLPAVGRTPSVVPSKPAFTGTVNPIIKNTRRKLVRATTTAANDAKPSVVAKSIAPVVAVAPASSSHQLAPLVRIGKNKLVRSSVPTVMGMENVKPRMLASSLPERKSLRIDRRVAMTSRSSMQKLNFVKRYALSRINGITPKKVVITDPKLLKLKRNPTMKSPEKPRPGKGSIAYASKNKQLVLVNINGVLYRSSTNKLQKSVTRSPSAVGHKTPPKPIRKTKEHYLIIRGMRFALDRNGMKLRSVGSATMEAAAASSKTFTLEPRLNRIDIGGLTYKARKDGIFIRTDNHKTRNHLSVAKQRSIQVLASKLRKCNEPCHIYRRLGKCLAHQRGKCPKVHDPKHVSICQKFLRGECILDGCLLSHDVSLEKMPVCTFFLEGRCMRDVCPYLHKKVSEKERICDAFLNGFCSLADKCPNRHVFQCPEFEQKGKCDRARCPYPHGKKEVKGKKSDNPSTSTASQKPEGEEQQPRPRPTPTVTSSVRYYQDEGQSMTRNVDQTGEFSASERNQLKRMLGEVEKMKQRYKEDIGAQSEGGTTDANDQIVSIQPTAANSVGSEACNCPSEPTLDDVKNDGEAVEEDTRPPVFRRKAIGTLPAFIPI comes from the exons ACGAACCAACCCACCACAGCAGCATACACCTGAATCCTGCCTTTCTGGACAAGCTAAGAATTCAACAGGTATCACCACCAACAATAGCAGcatcagtagcagcagctgctgcaacaGTACCTTCTGCCATTTCGCAACCCCGCGTCATCACTTCCCTGCCCGCGGTAGGGAGAACTCCTTCCGTAGTGCCTAGTAAACCTGCATTTACGGGAACAGTGAACCCGATCATAAAGAATACAAGAAGAAAACTGGTCCGTGCCACCACAACCGCCGCGAACGATGCAAAGCCTTCTGTGGTAGCAAAATCGATAGCACCTGTGGTAGCTGTGGCGCCAGCTAGCAGCAGCCATCAGCTTGCTCCCTTGGTACGGATCGGGAAGAATAAGCTTGTGCGGAGCAGTGTGCCTACTGTGATGGGAATGGAAAATGTGAAACCCCGAATGCTAGCAAGCTCGCTGCCAGAAAGGAAAAGCCTGCGCATCGATCGAAGGGTTGCTATGACGTCAAGGTCCTCTATGCAAAAGTTGAATTTCGTCAAGCGCTATGCATTGTCGAGGATCAACGGAATAACGCCCAAGAAGGTGGTCATCACCGATCCCAAGCTGTTGAAACT GAAACGGAATCCAACGATGAAAAGTCCCGAAAAACCCAGACCCGGTAAGGGCTCCATTGCGTATGCGTCGAAAAATAAGCAGCTTGTGCTGGTCAACATCAACGGAGTGCTTTATCGTTCCTCGACAAACAAGCTACAAAAATCCGTTACACGATCTCCGTCAGCGGTGGGTCATAAAACGCCACCGAAACCTATCCGTAAAACCAAAGAACACTATTTGATTATAAGAGGAATGCGCTTTGCGTTGGATCGTAACGGGATGAAGCTGCGTTCCGTGGGTAGTGCCACCATGGAAGCAGCGGCCGCCTCTTCGAAAACCTTCACACTGGAGCCACGATTAAACCGCATCGATATCGGTGGACTTACGTACAAAGCGCGCAAGGATGGTATCTTCATCCGGACGGACAATCACAAAACACGGAACCATCTGAGCGTGGCCAAACAGCGCAGTATACAGGTGCTAGCGAGTAAGCTAAGAAAATGTAACGAACCGTGCCATATCTACCGTCGGCTGGGGAAATGTTTGGCCCACCAGCGCGGCAAATGCCCCAAGGTGCACGATCCGAAGCACGTGAGCATCTGCCAGAAGTTCCTGCGCGGCGAATGCATACTCGACGGATGCTTACTGTCGCACGATGTGTCCCTGGAGAAGATGCCCGTATGTACGTTTTTCCTCGAGGGACGCTGTATGCGCGACGTTTGTCCCTATCTGCACAAGAAAGTGAGCGAAAAGGAGCGCATTTGTGACGCATTTCTGAACGGATTTTGTTCACTGGCGGACAAG TGTCCCAATCGGCACGTATTCCAATGTCCCGAGTTCGAGCAGAAGGGCAAATGTGATCGAGCCAGATGTCCTTATCCGCACGGGAAGAAGGAGGTCAAGGGTAAAAAATCTGACAACCCATCGACGTCGACTGCATCGCAGAAGCCGGAAGGGGAGGAACAACAACCTAGACCGCGACCGACACCGACAGTGACATCGTCAGTTCGCTACTACCAGGACGAAGGACAATCGATGACGCGAAACGTCGACCAAACGGGTGAGTTTAGTGCTAGTGAGCGTAACCAGTTGAAACGTATGCTTGGTGAAGtggaaaaaatgaaacaaagatACAAAGAGGACATCGGTGCACAGTCGGAAGGAGGCACGACGGACGCTAATGACCAAATTGTAAGTATACAACCGACAGCAGCTAATAGTGTTGGTTCCGAAGCGTGCAACTGCCCCTCGGAACCAACACTGGACGATGTGAAGAATGATGGTGAGGCGGTCGAGGAGGATACCAGACCTCCGGTGTTTCGCCGTAAAGCTATCGGTACGCTGCCAGCTTTTATTCCTATCTGA
- the LOC118513147 gene encoding LETM1 domain-containing protein 1 isoform X2: MSLALLRTLCRHQQHVLQQRQPVSFVGSSAIRCAVRFQSTAGGEDKAPKQDSNDKQSTKERLAAKYSRENVKRNVQGYVFSRFFDYVKNYDKVIEKKFPSAVHVYRVFLVGVRDFFNDMKKLVKITKIVYSHDNDLRCLTRKEIELYYQMPRDMKKVAPVLLISALPFANYVIFPLAYMYPRTLLTSHFWSVQQKVDFAQIDLRNRLLYNRRVFRCMQSKLDALKKTHDPAYEKFSYILGLLGSGLHPTSEEILDVREVFQRPPFHLNSLSSSHLKYLCRLHDIHAGLLRRFRLSERAYVVHHMDMAIKREGGVHNMPIESLKHACYIRGLNAHNMSVESMIDWLQEWVKVSLVVDEDCISMLLHLPILLTYNHTSNWILIH; this comes from the exons ATGTCGCTGGCGTTGTTGCGAACGCTGTGCCGCCATCAGCAGCACGTGCTACAACAGCGGCAGCCCGTTTCGTTCGTGGGCAGCAGTGCGATCCGCTGTGCCGTCCGATTTCAGAGCACGGCCGGTGGAGAAGATAAGGCTCCCAAACAGGACAG CAACGACAAACAGTCCACCAAAGAGCGGCTGGCGGCCAAATACAGCCGGGAGAATGTGAAGCGCAACGTGCAGGGGTACGTCTTTTCACGGTTTTTCGACTACGTGAAAAACTATGACAAGGTGATCGAGAAGAAGTTCCCATCGGCGGTACACGTGTACCGGGTGTTTTTGGTCGGGGTGCGCGATTTCTTTAACGACATGAAGAAGCTAGTCAAAATCACGAAAATCGTTTACTCGCACGATAATGACCTGCGGTGCCTGACGCGGAAGGAGATCGAGCTGTACTACCAGATGCCGCGGGACATGAAGAAGGTGGCGCCGGTACTGCTCATATCGGCGCTACCGTTCGCGAATTATGTGATATTTCCTCTAGC TTATATGTACCCTCGAACGCTACTGACGTCTCATTTCTGGTCGGTACAGCAGAAGGTAGATTTCGCTCAGATAGATCTACGCAATCGGCTCCTGTACAATCGGCGCGTCTTTCGCTGCATGCAGTCGAAGCTGGACGCACTGAAAAAGACACACGATCCGGCGTACGAGAAGTTTAGCTATATATTGGGCTTGCTCGGGAGCGGGCTGCATCCAACGTCGGAAGAAATATTGGACGTGAGGGAGGTATTCCAGCGGCCGCCCTTCCATCTGAACAGTTTATCCTCATCACATTTG AAATATCTTTGCCGATTACACGACATTCATGCCGGACTGTTGCGGCGGTTTCGGTTAAGCGAACGAGCTTACGTAGTACACCACATGGATATGGCGATCAAGCGTGAAGGTGGCGTGCACAACATGCCAATCGAATCGCTGAAGCATGCGTGCTACATCCGCGGACTGAACGCACACAACATGAGTGTGGAAAGCATGATCGATTGGCTGCAGGAATGGGTCAAAGTGTCACTGGTTGTGGATGAGGATTGCATCAGTATGCTGCTGCATCTGCCGATCTTACTGACGTATAACCATACAAGTAACTGGATCCTAATACACTGA
- the LOC118513147 gene encoding LETM1 domain-containing protein 1 isoform X1, which produces MSLALLRTLCRHQQHVLQQRQPVSFVGSSAIRCAVRFQSTAGGEDKAPKQDSSNDKQSTKERLAAKYSRENVKRNVQGYVFSRFFDYVKNYDKVIEKKFPSAVHVYRVFLVGVRDFFNDMKKLVKITKIVYSHDNDLRCLTRKEIELYYQMPRDMKKVAPVLLISALPFANYVIFPLAYMYPRTLLTSHFWSVQQKVDFAQIDLRNRLLYNRRVFRCMQSKLDALKKTHDPAYEKFSYILGLLGSGLHPTSEEILDVREVFQRPPFHLNSLSSSHLKYLCRLHDIHAGLLRRFRLSERAYVVHHMDMAIKREGGVHNMPIESLKHACYIRGLNAHNMSVESMIDWLQEWVKVSLVVDEDCISMLLHLPILLTYNHTSNWILIH; this is translated from the exons ATGTCGCTGGCGTTGTTGCGAACGCTGTGCCGCCATCAGCAGCACGTGCTACAACAGCGGCAGCCCGTTTCGTTCGTGGGCAGCAGTGCGATCCGCTGTGCCGTCCGATTTCAGAGCACGGCCGGTGGAGAAGATAAGGCTCCCAAACAGGACAG CAGCAACGACAAACAGTCCACCAAAGAGCGGCTGGCGGCCAAATACAGCCGGGAGAATGTGAAGCGCAACGTGCAGGGGTACGTCTTTTCACGGTTTTTCGACTACGTGAAAAACTATGACAAGGTGATCGAGAAGAAGTTCCCATCGGCGGTACACGTGTACCGGGTGTTTTTGGTCGGGGTGCGCGATTTCTTTAACGACATGAAGAAGCTAGTCAAAATCACGAAAATCGTTTACTCGCACGATAATGACCTGCGGTGCCTGACGCGGAAGGAGATCGAGCTGTACTACCAGATGCCGCGGGACATGAAGAAGGTGGCGCCGGTACTGCTCATATCGGCGCTACCGTTCGCGAATTATGTGATATTTCCTCTAGC TTATATGTACCCTCGAACGCTACTGACGTCTCATTTCTGGTCGGTACAGCAGAAGGTAGATTTCGCTCAGATAGATCTACGCAATCGGCTCCTGTACAATCGGCGCGTCTTTCGCTGCATGCAGTCGAAGCTGGACGCACTGAAAAAGACACACGATCCGGCGTACGAGAAGTTTAGCTATATATTGGGCTTGCTCGGGAGCGGGCTGCATCCAACGTCGGAAGAAATATTGGACGTGAGGGAGGTATTCCAGCGGCCGCCCTTCCATCTGAACAGTTTATCCTCATCACATTTG AAATATCTTTGCCGATTACACGACATTCATGCCGGACTGTTGCGGCGGTTTCGGTTAAGCGAACGAGCTTACGTAGTACACCACATGGATATGGCGATCAAGCGTGAAGGTGGCGTGCACAACATGCCAATCGAATCGCTGAAGCATGCGTGCTACATCCGCGGACTGAACGCACACAACATGAGTGTGGAAAGCATGATCGATTGGCTGCAGGAATGGGTCAAAGTGTCACTGGTTGTGGATGAGGATTGCATCAGTATGCTGCTGCATCTGCCGATCTTACTGACGTATAACCATACAAGTAACTGGATCCTAATACACTGA